In Thermococcus sp. M39, the following are encoded in one genomic region:
- a CDS encoding TatD family hydrolase produces the protein MIIFDNHFHVDPYKGLFLEAVKQFHRAGGTHLNVVYKTAHDYGFAGMKAEDFMKAMDFHINLVEKINKETPVKAFAVVGVHPAEFVYLAEKKGLEYAKDEVMKALEYAQKLCLEGKAIAIGEIGRPHFEVSEEIWNASIELMKYGMALAKEADCAVQLHTESFTEEKFRELGKIVREVGIKPYKVVKHYSPPLVKIAEEVGVFPSILASKKAMMEAIMQGNRFFMETDYIDDKRRPGAVLGPKTVPKRTKAFLQQGIFTEEDVYKIHVENPKKVYGVEIEE, from the coding sequence ATGATAATCTTTGATAATCACTTTCACGTTGACCCCTATAAGGGTCTCTTCCTTGAGGCGGTAAAGCAGTTTCACAGAGCAGGTGGAACACATCTCAATGTGGTCTACAAAACAGCTCACGATTACGGCTTTGCTGGGATGAAAGCAGAGGACTTCATGAAAGCTATGGACTTTCATATAAACCTCGTTGAGAAAATAAACAAAGAGACTCCAGTAAAAGCTTTTGCAGTTGTTGGTGTTCATCCAGCTGAGTTCGTATATTTAGCTGAAAAGAAGGGCTTGGAATATGCTAAGGATGAGGTCATGAAAGCTTTAGAGTATGCCCAAAAGCTGTGCCTTGAGGGTAAAGCAATAGCCATCGGAGAAATTGGCAGACCTCATTTTGAGGTTAGCGAGGAGATTTGGAATGCAAGCATTGAGCTGATGAAGTATGGAATGGCTCTGGCTAAAGAAGCTGATTGTGCTGTTCAACTGCATACAGAGAGCTTCACAGAAGAGAAGTTCAGGGAGCTTGGAAAAATAGTTAGGGAAGTTGGTATAAAGCCGTATAAGGTTGTCAAGCACTATTCCCCACCTCTTGTGAAAATTGCAGAGGAAGTTGGAGTTTTTCCCTCAATTTTGGCGAGCAAAAAGGCTATGATGGAGGCTATAATGCAAGGCAATAGGTTTTTCATGGAGACTGATTATATTGATGATAAAAGAAGGCCTGGAGCCGTGTTAGGGCCAAAGACCGTGCCAAAGAGGACAAAGGCTTTCCTTCAGCAGGGAATCTTCACTGAAGAGGATGTTTACAAGATCCATGTTGAGAATCCAAAAAAAGTGTATGGAGTTGAGATAGAGGAATAA
- the rtcA gene encoding RNA 3'-terminal phosphate cyclase — MKVIDGSYGEGGGQILRTAVALSVITGEPIKIINIRANRPNPGLRPQHLHGILALKELSNAKVKGAEVGSKVLEFYPGKTQPKHIKVPIKTAGSITLVLQALLPAMAFADREVTFEITGGTDVPWSPPVDYLKHVTLFALEKIGLKVELEIKRRGHYPKGGGVVVGKVEPWEEKKELRATRFTKIESFEGISHAVKLPSHVAIRQAKAAKQVIENAYPNIPIDIIEEYYERDKDPHLGPGSGIVVWANTDVLRLGGDALGKRGKPAEVVGEEAARELLDQLKPRHAVDKFLGDQLIPFLAFAGGEIWVSEITKHLVTNVWVIEQFFGKVFEVEGEVGKPGRIRVVRKSL; from the coding sequence ATGAAGGTTATTGATGGGAGCTATGGAGAAGGCGGAGGTCAAATCCTGAGGACAGCGGTAGCGCTATCAGTCATTACTGGAGAACCTATCAAAATCATCAACATAAGAGCGAACAGACCAAATCCAGGTCTGAGACCCCAGCACTTACACGGGATTTTAGCATTAAAGGAGCTCAGCAATGCAAAAGTGAAGGGAGCCGAAGTGGGTTCAAAAGTTTTGGAGTTCTATCCTGGCAAAACTCAGCCAAAGCACATTAAAGTTCCAATAAAAACTGCAGGAAGCATTACACTTGTTCTTCAAGCTTTGTTGCCAGCTATGGCTTTTGCCGACAGAGAAGTTACTTTCGAGATAACTGGAGGAACGGATGTTCCATGGTCACCTCCAGTTGATTATCTAAAGCACGTTACGCTCTTTGCTCTTGAAAAGATAGGGCTCAAAGTCGAGCTCGAAATAAAAAGAAGGGGGCACTATCCCAAAGGGGGAGGAGTTGTTGTGGGAAAAGTCGAGCCTTGGGAAGAGAAAAAAGAGCTCAGAGCTACAAGATTTACAAAAATTGAGAGCTTTGAAGGGATAAGCCATGCAGTAAAGCTGCCATCTCACGTTGCAATTAGGCAAGCAAAAGCAGCAAAACAAGTAATTGAAAATGCCTATCCCAATATACCTATTGATATTATAGAGGAGTACTACGAGCGAGACAAAGACCCTCACTTAGGTCCGGGAAGCGGAATTGTTGTGTGGGCAAATACTGATGTTTTACGCTTAGGCGGTGATGCACTTGGAAAGAGAGGCAAGCCTGCAGAGGTGGTTGGAGAAGAAGCGGCAAGAGAGCTTTTAGACCAGCTCAAGCCGAGGCATGCTGTGGATAAGTTCCTTGGAGACCAGCTCATTCCGTTCTTGGCTTTTGCCGGTGGTGAGATATGGGTGAGCGAGATTACAAAGCATTTAGTGACAAATGTCTGGGTTATCGAGCAGTTCTTTGGAAAAGTGTTTGAGGTCGAAGGAGAAGTCGGGAAGCCGGGAAGGATTAGGGTTGTAAGAAAAAGCCTATAA
- a CDS encoding transglutaminase domain-containing protein: MRRYAASILLLMLSTFLLLAAKSYSPLPLIIQQSYEEYSNSPDISEVAPSEMPSKTGILFLVSPGPKLYLREEVYDFFDGQRWSKQRYPSEGFLILPNYPNQTFTVHITLLHPRKRLITTLYAVNVSVPAEYDSRYNLYTAYTPISEYSFTAVQFLIPPEVLRNLKVCSDPTYLQLPQVSSSVIELARTVTYGITNDYEKVLAIEGFLKENYEHASRAGSLEDFLLRSRRGSNLDFASSFVVLARLNGIPARLVRGYVVEPSNHTRPVTGNDFHYWAEVCFHGAGWIIFDPTPKKSTVTSIANISHEILLDNAQASYKEDWVSNKIDVPVKENEVLYIPVWNGSYSYIRVGEGPLDIVSLPELLTPGELTVVNLIGDVQEITVNGSLDVLQKGNELVITAPETPGVYYVNITNGKSLLRFPIIVVGNATVELTKYPQRIKPGESFEVAGRVTYNGTPLDGGEIRIVIGRTKGSEDYILGHGEVHNGIFEVKCTVPNTIAPGKYWLVAKYSSPLYIGDSDPIVEVLPVVTVSLNVDDTVSAGSFNLSGWISKNVPVEIRVDGKTVTTVTPDSSGYFSLLLNLTPGEHEITAVPISSDSVPVSKTLRVIKTDFNIVPLVEGGKDYLEIRGTVEGMNSGSLTIETPSGVFPVSVKEGKFSLKIPVDFPAKDETTFPIFIRKNDNILAQRNIVLSSGTIDISPNALTISKLDNKFVISEPQKGERSLKLKVFDNLGNPLDGKLNLDIGGRKINVDISDGIGKIELPDLGSGTSLPSLKISGFNASMSKDALLLLLAPLGLLVIVVIARRVELGETIESIKTFSSPEIILERNVYLVGEKITVELSKEGELLVDGKSIGVGKSFTLSLPEGVHELASGRRKRTVYVLRPKDAVIKLYEDHFLPFASSKGVRIKDATPEEIRRALKERGVNGEPLRRVTRIFEIAKYGDAELSSEDFQRFLNALKDMGVIK, encoded by the coding sequence ATGAGGCGTTATGCTGCCTCGATCCTTCTTCTTATGCTGTCCACTTTTCTCCTTCTTGCAGCTAAAAGCTACTCTCCTCTCCCACTCATTATTCAACAGAGTTATGAGGAGTACTCTAATAGTCCTGATATTTCGGAAGTAGCCCCAAGCGAGATGCCCTCCAAAACTGGAATACTCTTTCTTGTGTCTCCTGGCCCTAAGCTGTATCTCCGCGAGGAGGTGTACGACTTTTTTGATGGCCAACGCTGGTCTAAGCAACGTTATCCCTCTGAAGGGTTTCTCATCTTACCAAATTATCCCAATCAAACGTTCACCGTACACATAACTCTCCTCCATCCAAGAAAAAGGCTTATCACAACACTATATGCCGTTAACGTTTCTGTTCCTGCTGAGTATGATTCCCGATACAATCTTTACACAGCATACACCCCAATCTCTGAGTACTCCTTCACTGCCGTGCAGTTTCTCATCCCTCCAGAAGTCCTCAGAAATTTGAAAGTCTGTTCTGATCCAACTTATCTCCAACTACCGCAAGTTTCCAGCAGTGTGATTGAGCTTGCAAGAACTGTGACATATGGCATTACAAATGATTACGAAAAGGTGCTAGCAATAGAGGGATTCCTCAAAGAGAACTACGAACATGCCTCCAGAGCAGGGTCTCTTGAAGATTTCCTCCTTAGATCAAGAAGGGGAAGCAATCTGGATTTTGCCTCATCTTTTGTTGTCCTGGCCAGGCTGAATGGTATTCCCGCAAGGCTTGTCAGAGGTTACGTTGTTGAGCCATCCAATCACACCCGCCCAGTTACCGGCAATGATTTTCATTATTGGGCTGAGGTTTGTTTCCACGGAGCAGGCTGGATAATCTTTGATCCAACACCGAAGAAAAGCACGGTGACAAGCATAGCAAATATAAGCCATGAGATATTACTTGACAATGCTCAAGCTTCTTACAAAGAGGACTGGGTTAGTAACAAGATAGACGTTCCAGTTAAAGAAAACGAGGTTCTGTATATTCCTGTATGGAATGGATCATACTCATACATTAGGGTTGGTGAAGGGCCCTTGGACATTGTCAGTCTCCCTGAACTGCTCACTCCTGGAGAACTAACGGTTGTCAACTTAATTGGAGATGTGCAGGAGATTACCGTTAATGGAAGCTTAGATGTTTTGCAAAAAGGAAATGAGCTTGTAATAACTGCTCCAGAAACGCCTGGAGTATACTATGTGAACATCACAAACGGAAAGTCCCTCCTAAGATTTCCTATAATAGTCGTTGGCAATGCAACTGTTGAGCTGACCAAGTATCCTCAAAGGATAAAACCTGGTGAAAGTTTTGAGGTAGCTGGCAGGGTTACCTACAATGGAACACCCCTCGATGGGGGTGAAATAAGAATCGTGATAGGAAGAACCAAGGGGTCAGAAGATTATATCCTTGGACATGGCGAAGTTCATAACGGCATCTTCGAAGTCAAATGCACTGTTCCCAACACCATTGCTCCTGGAAAGTACTGGCTGGTAGCCAAGTACAGCTCGCCCCTCTACATTGGCGACAGTGATCCCATAGTTGAAGTGCTTCCAGTAGTTACAGTATCACTGAATGTAGATGATACGGTTTCCGCTGGGAGCTTCAACCTCTCTGGATGGATCAGTAAGAACGTTCCCGTTGAGATTAGGGTCGACGGAAAAACTGTGACCACAGTAACTCCAGATTCAAGTGGCTACTTCTCCCTTCTACTGAATCTTACACCAGGAGAACACGAGATAACTGCAGTTCCTATCTCTTCAGACTCAGTTCCAGTATCAAAAACTCTGAGGGTCATCAAGACAGATTTTAATATAGTACCCCTTGTGGAAGGAGGAAAGGACTACCTTGAAATACGCGGTACTGTCGAAGGCATGAATAGCGGCAGTCTAACGATTGAGACTCCCTCTGGTGTCTTCCCAGTTTCTGTAAAAGAGGGCAAGTTTAGCCTTAAAATCCCTGTGGACTTTCCTGCCAAAGACGAGACAACTTTCCCAATATTCATAAGAAAGAATGACAACATCTTGGCTCAGAGGAATATAGTCTTAAGTTCTGGTACCATAGACATCTCCCCCAACGCTCTCACGATTTCCAAGCTGGATAACAAATTCGTAATCTCTGAACCACAGAAAGGAGAGAGGAGTCTTAAGCTGAAGGTCTTTGACAATCTTGGAAACCCTCTTGATGGTAAACTCAATCTTGACATCGGTGGAAGAAAAATTAATGTAGACATCAGTGACGGAATTGGAAAGATTGAACTTCCTGACCTTGGTTCCGGCACCAGCTTGCCAAGTTTAAAGATCTCAGGTTTCAATGCCTCAATGAGTAAGGATGCGCTTCTACTTCTCCTAGCACCCCTGGGTTTGCTTGTCATCGTTGTCATTGCAAGGAGAGTAGAACTTGGCGAGACTATTGAGAGCATCAAGACATTTAGCAGCCCAGAGATAATCTTAGAGAGAAATGTGTACTTAGTTGGAGAAAAGATCACTGTTGAGCTCTCAAAAGAAGGTGAACTCCTTGTTGATGGGAAGAGCATTGGTGTTGGAAAGAGCTTCACGCTATCCCTTCCTGAAGGAGTTCACGAACTGGCCAGCGGCAGGAGAAAAAGAACGGTCTATGTTCTGAGACCAAAGGACGCCGTGATCAAGCTCTATGAGGATCACTTCCTCCCCTTTGCTTCCTCAAAGGGGGTAAGAATAAAAGATGCGACCCCGGAGGAGATAAGGAGAGCTCTTAAGGAGAGAGGGGTTAATGGGGAGCCATTACGGAGGGTCACGAGGATATTTGAGATAGCGAAGTATGGTGATGCTGAGCTTTCCAGTGAAGACTTCCAGAGGTTTTTAAACGCTCTTAAGGATATGGGGGTGATCAAGTGA
- a CDS encoding MoxR family ATPase: MEVSAKKYSKLAEAVIKEISKVYIGNEEVVKKTLAAALVNGNVLFEDHPGLGKTLLAKAFGKALGLEYKRIQFTPDLLPSDILGTKVWRQNLGRFELVKGPIFTNVLLADEINRAPPKTQSALLEAMEERQVTIEGETLTLERPFFVIATQNPIEYEGTYPLPEAQLDRFALRMSVGYPKSLEDEMAILEARLRWRKDDPTVDMEPVIDRTTFLAMQNFVEHNIFIHKEIIRYIAEIVRTARADERVEAGPSPRGGLTLLKISKANAMLEGRDFVIPDDVKEYAIEALAHRMVLKPEYSFEDVTAEMIVEETLKKVEVPKNFRRGE; this comes from the coding sequence ATGGAGGTTAGCGCTAAGAAGTACTCCAAGCTGGCTGAAGCTGTTATCAAGGAAATCTCAAAGGTTTACATCGGAAACGAGGAAGTTGTCAAAAAGACGCTCGCCGCAGCACTGGTAAATGGAAACGTGCTTTTTGAAGACCATCCTGGCTTAGGAAAGACCCTGCTTGCAAAGGCTTTTGGTAAGGCTTTGGGATTGGAGTACAAGCGCATTCAGTTCACACCTGACCTGCTTCCTAGCGACATCCTTGGAACCAAAGTCTGGCGTCAGAATTTGGGTCGCTTTGAGCTTGTAAAGGGACCAATTTTTACAAACGTCCTCCTTGCTGATGAGATTAATCGAGCCCCACCCAAGACGCAGTCAGCTCTGCTTGAGGCTATGGAGGAGAGGCAGGTTACGATTGAAGGCGAGACATTAACTCTGGAGAGACCATTCTTCGTCATAGCCACCCAGAATCCGATAGAGTACGAAGGGACGTATCCCCTGCCAGAAGCCCAGCTCGACCGCTTTGCCCTCAGGATGAGCGTCGGCTATCCAAAGAGCCTTGAAGATGAGATGGCAATATTAGAGGCAAGGCTCAGGTGGAGAAAAGATGACCCGACAGTTGATATGGAGCCTGTTATAGACAGGACAACATTCTTGGCAATGCAGAACTTCGTTGAGCACAACATCTTCATCCATAAGGAGATTATAAGGTACATTGCTGAGATAGTGAGGACTGCAAGAGCCGATGAAAGGGTCGAAGCTGGTCCAAGTCCAAGGGGAGGCTTAACGCTCCTCAAGATAAGCAAGGCCAATGCGATGCTTGAGGGCAGGGACTTCGTGATACCCGATGACGTGAAAGAGTACGCCATTGAGGCCTTAGCTCATAGGATGGTTCTCAAACCTGAGTACTCCTTCGAGGACGTTACGGCTGAGATGATAGTCGAGGAGACACTGAAAAAGGTCGAGGTTCCGAAGAACTTCAGGCGGGGTGAGTGA
- a CDS encoding DNA replication complex GINS family protein codes for MLTGRTLIAVKLLKPFGDWKAGDMVLIEDWKAKELWESGVVEIIDEAEKVIGEIDRVIAEEKESEPITPIPEGLYERAEFYIYYLENYIKENFEGNVDVLNAKMTRLANLKKKYHYLKRLRFNKILNAIMFRPNSLEVLSRLSPEERRVYLQISKIRNEWLGEK; via the coding sequence ATGCTCACAGGTAGGACTCTAATTGCTGTGAAGCTGCTTAAACCATTTGGTGATTGGAAAGCGGGAGATATGGTTTTAATTGAAGATTGGAAGGCTAAGGAGCTCTGGGAAAGTGGAGTAGTTGAGATAATAGATGAGGCTGAAAAAGTCATAGGTGAAATTGATAGGGTTATTGCGGAGGAGAAAGAAAGTGAGCCTATAACCCCAATTCCAGAAGGGCTTTATGAGAGAGCTGAATTTTACATTTATTATCTGGAGAACTATATAAAGGAGAATTTTGAAGGCAACGTTGACGTCTTAAATGCAAAGATGACAAGGTTGGCGAACTTAAAAAAGAAGTATCACTACCTCAAAAGGCTTCGCTTTAATAAAATCCTCAATGCAATAATGTTCCGCCCAAATAGCTTGGAGGTTCTTTCGAGGTTGTCTCCAGAGGAGAGGAGAGTCTATCTTCAAATCTCTAAAATAAGAAATGAGTGGCTAGGTGAGAAGTAA
- a CDS encoding DUF58 domain-containing protein, with protein MGLFVEPPSGIKIERIVEEKTYIPGDEVTIRVKVMIERGMGMVLLRQPLPPEVELVKGNNAWSLFKGPRKLEKELTFSIKVPRRGLYTLPPAELYIEPLLKLGKPGTAFLGNPVTITVLPLIKPPRRVRTTNTRSQIPIPLTSYSLTGPISTDFKEIRDYRPGDPVKFINWKATARRGNVLVNEYEREGKKTVMFYVDARPTMSVGTFQENPLEHAVSLVASLAYYFLRRGYNVGLYIVGRGELMMPSTGNRQLYAMVKKLMEVEVLSSANEDFKDAMRKSERIIIQYTPLIIVVSNLLQANELREAFRLLMKHYKGRVPSIVFDLFPYSMFSGKKVELVRLRKIAIERELKAISHVVHWDIRKTEISAVLAKTIRMVR; from the coding sequence ATGGGACTATTCGTGGAGCCGCCTTCTGGTATTAAAATTGAGAGAATCGTCGAGGAAAAGACATACATACCAGGCGATGAAGTAACAATCAGAGTAAAGGTGATGATTGAGAGAGGAATGGGCATGGTACTGCTCAGACAGCCGCTTCCCCCAGAGGTCGAGCTGGTTAAAGGAAACAACGCTTGGTCTCTCTTCAAGGGTCCAAGAAAGCTTGAGAAAGAGCTCACATTCTCGATAAAAGTGCCAAGAAGAGGTCTCTACACCCTTCCTCCAGCGGAACTCTACATTGAGCCTCTACTGAAGCTTGGAAAACCGGGGACGGCTTTCCTTGGCAATCCTGTGACCATAACAGTTCTACCCCTTATAAAGCCGCCAAGAAGGGTCAGAACAACAAATACCCGCTCTCAGATACCGATTCCCCTTACGAGCTACTCCTTGACGGGTCCGATATCAACGGACTTCAAGGAGATAAGGGACTATCGCCCAGGCGATCCTGTAAAGTTCATAAATTGGAAGGCGACCGCCAGAAGGGGGAATGTGCTTGTGAACGAGTACGAAAGAGAGGGCAAGAAGACAGTCATGTTCTACGTCGATGCCCGGCCCACCATGAGCGTCGGTACCTTCCAAGAGAACCCGCTGGAGCATGCGGTGAGCCTCGTTGCATCTCTTGCCTACTACTTCCTTCGTAGGGGCTACAACGTCGGTCTCTATATTGTCGGTAGAGGAGAGCTCATGATGCCCTCCACGGGCAACAGGCAACTATACGCCATGGTAAAGAAGCTCATGGAGGTCGAGGTGCTAAGTTCAGCCAATGAGGACTTCAAGGACGCCATGAGGAAAAGCGAGAGGATTATAATCCAATACACCCCGCTTATAATTGTTGTTTCGAATCTTCTACAGGCAAATGAACTCAGAGAAGCCTTCAGGCTTCTGATGAAGCACTACAAGGGCAGGGTTCCCTCAATAGTGTTTGACTTGTTTCCATATTCGATGTTCTCGGGCAAGAAAGTAGAACTCGTGAGGCTGAGAAAAATTGCAATTGAGAGAGAGCTTAAGGCCATTTCGCACGTCGTTCACTGGGACATCAGGAAAACTGAGATTTCTGCCGTACTTGCGAAAACGATAAGGATGGTGAGGTGA
- a CDS encoding metallophosphoesterase gives MLIGIMSDTHDNLPAIAKAVELFNREKVDLVIHAGDYVAPFVKRELSKLKAPLKGVFGNNDGERRGLNKALGISEEVLEIDADGMRIIVLHGTNEKVVEAFARSQLYDVIVRGHTHKYEIRETGRSILVNPGEVCGYLTGIKSIAFLDTKKREIKIINLDTEEPLGFMSL, from the coding sequence ATGTTAATTGGGATAATGAGCGATACTCACGACAATCTGCCCGCTATAGCGAAAGCTGTTGAGCTTTTTAACAGAGAAAAAGTTGATCTAGTGATTCATGCAGGAGATTATGTAGCTCCCTTCGTTAAAAGAGAGCTCTCAAAACTTAAAGCACCATTAAAAGGAGTTTTTGGAAACAACGATGGAGAGAGAAGAGGTCTGAATAAGGCGTTAGGAATTTCAGAAGAGGTACTTGAGATTGACGCAGATGGTATGAGAATTATCGTTCTTCATGGGACAAATGAAAAGGTTGTCGAAGCTTTTGCAAGGAGTCAACTGTATGATGTGATAGTAAGGGGGCACACTCACAAATATGAAATCAGAGAAACGGGAAGAAGTATACTCGTGAATCCTGGAGAAGTATGTGGATACCTCACCGGAATCAAAAGCATTGCATTTCTTGATACAAAGAAAAGGGAGATAAAGATAATTAACCTAGATACAGAAGAACCACTTGGCTTTATGAGCCTTTAG